One Pieris brassicae chromosome 11, ilPieBrab1.1, whole genome shotgun sequence DNA window includes the following coding sequences:
- the LOC123716037 gene encoding 14-3-3 protein zeta isoform X1: MSVDKEELVQRAKLAEQAERYDDMAAAMKEVTETGVELSNEERNLLSVAYKNVVGARRSSWRVISSIEQKTEGSERKQQMAKEYRVKVEKELREICYDVLGLLDKHLIPKASNPESKVFYLKMKGDYYRYLAEVATGETRNSVVEDSQKAYQDAFEISKAKMQPTHPIRLGLALNFSVFYYEILNSPDKACHLAKQAFDDAIAELDTLNEDSYKDSTLIMQLLRDNLTLWTSDTQGDGDEPAEGGDN; encoded by the exons ATGTCCGTCGACAAGGAGGAACTGGTGCAACGCGCCAAGCTGGCGGAGCAGGCTGAGCGATACGACGACATGGCGGCCGCGATGAAAGAAGTTACTGAGACTGGCGTCGAGCTCAGCAACGAAGAAAGAAACCTCCTCTCCGTCGCCTACAAAAATGTTGTGGGTGCCCGGCGTTCCTCATGGCGAGTTATATCCTCAATCGAACAGAAAACCGAAGGTTCCGAAAGAAAACAACAGATGGCAAAAGAATATAGGGTAAAAGTAGAAAAGGAGCTCAGAGAAATCTGCTATGATGTATTG GGTTTACTTGACAAACACCTTATTCCTAAAGCTAGTAATCCAGaaagtaaagtattttatcttaaaatgaAAGGAGACTACTACAGGTACCTCGCAGAAGTGGCCACAGGAGAAACCAgaaatt CTGTTGTAGAGGATTCACAGAAAGCATACCAGGATGCTTTCGAAATCAGCAAGGCCAAAATGCAACCCACACATCCGATCAGGCTGGGTTTGGCGTTAAATTTCTCCGTTTTCTACTATGAGATATTAAATTCACCAGACAAAGCGTGTCATCTCGCCAAACAG GCATTCGACGACGCGATCGCAGAGCTGGACACGCTTAACGAGGACTCGTACAAGGACTCTACACTGATTATGCAATTGCTGCGAGACAACCTGACGCTGTGGACGTCTGACACGCAGGGCGACGGCGACGAGCCCGCCGAAGGCGGCGACAACTAA
- the LOC123716463 gene encoding C3a anaphylatoxin chemotactic receptor-like: MGLYCLILQLIVADFVLLSASIGPEIWTTNAKTWDFGKSTCVTFRGLGVFASTASLYLVVTIALHTLATINLEEKVTAQNKRSTIIDDESRSSRHSLVANSDTSTPTRSMNVDYRLSTNTKVPIIHPSLFIWFLSVSLCIPEFALSTTVPLDHDIIVCGLVDSGHRFNIYSMLAIFNFFIPTFIMSIAGILVGFKLSSRHFRKNDKESVSALKYSLSLILVYFLMCSPRSLVCVYEIYSNNYNDRLKNENNLFLTINLICSSVYLVSILLKPLLCITMLPRIRNKFSLNSGNVVEV; encoded by the exons ATGG GTTTATACTGTCTTATCCTTCAACTCATTGTGGCTGACTTTGTGCTACTCAGTGCTTCGATTGGACCAGAAATTTGGACTACAAATGCAAAAACCTGGGACTTTGGTAAAAGCACCTGTGTAACATTTAGAGGACTCGGCGTATTCGCTTCAACAGCATCACTTTATTTGGTCGTTACTATAGCACTTCACACATTAGCGACCATTAATCTAGAAGAAAAAGTCACGGCTCAAAATAAGCGGAGTACTATTATAGATGATGAATCGAGGTCTTCACGGCACAGCCTTGTGGCGAACAGTGATACATCAACCCCAACACGCTCTATGAATGTCGATTATAGACTCTCAACTAATACCAAAGTACCTATAATACACCCATCACTTTTTATATGGTTTTTAAGTGTGTCGCTCTGCATTCCTGAATTTGCATTATCCACCACAGTACCACTTGACCACgatataattgtttgtggctTAGTAGATTCAGGCCACAGATTCAACATCTATTCTATGCTAgcaatttttaacttttttataccTACCTTTATAATGTCTATCGCTGGTATTTTGGtaggttttaaattaagttcgAGGCATTTTCGAAAGAATGATAAAGAATCGGTGTCggctttaaaatattctttaagtttaattttagtcTATTTCCTAATGTGTTCACCACGCTCTCTCGTTTgtgtatatgaaatatattcaaataattataacgatAGACTCAAAAACGAGAACAACTTATTTTTAacgattaatttaatatgtagcAGCGTATATTTAgtgtcaatattattaaaacccCTTTTGTGTATTACAATGCTACCTAGAATTAGAAATAAGTTTTCATTGAATTCAGGAAATGTTGTAGAagtatag
- the LOC123716630 gene encoding mRNA turnover protein 4 homolog encodes MPKSKRDKKISLTKTNKKGLVLKQRIIEEVRNSLSKYENVFVFSVDNMRNTKLKDLRNEWKDSRFFFGKNKVMAVALGRSKSDEAEDQLNLVSKKLKGQCGLLMTNKDVVDVLQWFEDFEDSEYARSGFIATRDVILPQGPLKDFSHTIEPHLRRLGLPTSLEKGVVNLLKEYQVCKKGSPLTPEQASILKLLGIQLANFKVVIKCHWSKGKGFHKHGDIATDDEASDDDIENNSHEAVAMEDEET; translated from the exons ATGCCAAAATCAAAACGGgataaaaaaa tttcTCTCACTAAGACAAACAAAAAAGGACTTGTGTTGAAACAGAGAATCATTGAAGAAGTTAGAAACTCCTTATCAAAATATGagaatgtatttgttttttctgtCGATAATATGCGAAATACcaaattaaaagatttgaGAAATGAATGGAAGGATTCAAGATTTTTCTTTGGGAAGAATAAAGTTATGGCAGTTGCTTTGGGACGAAGCAAAAGTGATGAAGCAGAAGatcaattaaattta GTTTCAAAAAAACTTAAAGGCCAATGTGGTCTTCTTATGACAAATAAAGATGTTGTAGATGTATTACAATGGTTTGAAGATTTTGAAGACTCGGAATATGCTCGCTCTGGTTTTATTGCAACACGTGATGTTATTCTACCCCAGGGACCACTGAAAGATTTTTCACATACGATCGAACCCCACCTTAGAAGACTTGGCTTGCCTACCAGCCTAGAAAAGGGAGTTGTTAATCTTTTAAAAGAATACcag GTTTGCAAAAAAGGCTCACCATTAACTCCAGAACAAGCCAgcatattaaaactattggGTATACAATTGGCAAATTTCAAAGTTGTGATCAAATGCCACTGGTCTAAAGGAAAGGGATTTCACAAACACGGTGATATTGCAACAGATGATGAAGCTAGTGATGatgatatagaaaataattcacATGAAGCTGTTGCTATGGAAGACGAGGAAACATAA
- the LOC123716037 gene encoding 14-3-3 protein zeta isoform X2, which produces MSVDKEELVQRAKLAEQAERYDDMAAAMKEVTETGVELSNEERNLLSVAYKNVVGARRSSWRVISSIEQKTEGSERKQQMAKEYRVKVEKELREICYDVLGLLDKHLIPKASNPESKVFYLKMKGDYYRYLAEVATGETRNSVVEDSQKAYQEAFDIAKAKMQPTHPIRLGLALNFSVFYYEIINSPARACHLAKQAFDDAIAELDTLNEDSYKDSTLIMQLLRDNLTLWTSDTQGDGDEPAEGGDN; this is translated from the exons ATGTCCGTCGACAAGGAGGAACTGGTGCAACGCGCCAAGCTGGCGGAGCAGGCTGAGCGATACGACGACATGGCGGCCGCGATGAAAGAAGTTACTGAGACTGGCGTCGAGCTCAGCAACGAAGAAAGAAACCTCCTCTCCGTCGCCTACAAAAATGTTGTGGGTGCCCGGCGTTCCTCATGGCGAGTTATATCCTCAATCGAACAGAAAACCGAAGGTTCCGAAAGAAAACAACAGATGGCAAAAGAATATAGGGTAAAAGTAGAAAAGGAGCTCAGAGAAATCTGCTATGATGTATTG GGTTTACTTGACAAACACCTTATTCCTAAAGCTAGTAATCCAGaaagtaaagtattttatcttaaaatgaAAGGAGACTACTACAGGTACCTCGCAGAAGTGGCCACAGGAGAAACCAgaaatt CCGTAGTCGAGGACTCGCAGAAGGCCTACCAGGAGGCCTTCGACATCGCCAAGGCCAAAATGCAACCGACACACCCCATCAGGCTCGGTCTCGCCCTCAACTTTTCCGTATTCTATTACGAGATTATCAACTCCCCAGCGCGGGCGTGCCACTTAGCCAAACAG GCATTCGACGACGCGATCGCAGAGCTGGACACGCTTAACGAGGACTCGTACAAGGACTCTACACTGATTATGCAATTGCTGCGAGACAACCTGACGCTGTGGACGTCTGACACGCAGGGCGACGGCGACGAGCCCGCCGAAGGCGGCGACAACTAA